Proteins co-encoded in one Anopheles moucheti chromosome X, idAnoMoucSN_F20_07, whole genome shotgun sequence genomic window:
- the LOC128306350 gene encoding mannose-6-phosphate isomerase, whose amino-acid sequence MEIIGNVKNYEWGKLGRQSFVAQLAQANNPQLKVEDESPYAELWMGDHVNGPATVKSDSKGLDEVIQADPHGMIGTADGRLPFLLKVLSIRKALSVQVHPDKVEAEKLHRQFPDIYKDPNHKPELAIALTEFQALCGFRPYAEIDGFLQENPELQELLGPNVLTKFQAKDESAVKFAYERLMHSAPDDVKRCIDGIAKRMVGFEKTSKEMDHLFMRLYADFGQDVGVLSIYFLNYLQLNPGQAIYLAANVPHAYLDGDCVECMACSDNVVRAGLTPKFKDVDTLLRLVSYDCLPGESMLFQPKVLHPKDEPYTRTFVPPVPDFAVAELRLPTDVREYSVSNPINGSILLVINGKGKLKVAESEIEMSMGKIIFLPSSAGRKLQLKVEDANEPFLAFQAMSNQFE is encoded by the exons ATGGAGATCATCGGTAACGTTAAGAATTACGAATGGGGCAAACTTGGACGACAATCGTTTGTTGCCCAGCTCGCGCAAGCAAACAATCCACAGCTCAAGGTGGAGGACGAATCTCCGTACGCGGAGCTTTGGATGGGTGACCACGTTAACGGGCCGGCCACGGTAAAAAGTGATAGCAAAGGGTTAGACGAGGTGATACAGGCTGATCCGCACGGTATGATTGGCACGGCCGATGGACGACTGCCGTTTCTCCTCAAGGTGTTGAGCATTCGGAAGGCACTCAGTGTGCAGGTTCATCCGGATAAG GTGGAGGCGGAGAAGCTACACCGTCAGTTTCCGGATATTTACAAGGATCCGAACCATAAGCCGGAGTTGGCAATTGCGTTGACTGAGTTTCAGGCATTGTGTGGCTTTCGGCCGTACGCAGAAATAGACGGGTTTCTGCAGGAAAATCCCGAACTGCAGGAATTGCTTGGGCCAAATGTTTTAACGAAATTTCAAGCCAAGGACGAATCAGCGGTTAAGTTTGCTTACGAACGCCTAATGCACAGTGCGCCGGATGATGTTAAACGTTGCATCGACGGTATCGCCAAACGGATGGTTGGGTTTGAAAAAACGTCCAAGGAAATGGACCATCTGTTCATGCGTCTGTACGCCGACTTTGGGCAGGATGTGGGTGTATTGTCGATCTATTTTCTCAACTACCTCCAACTAAATCCAGGGCAAGCGATCTATCTGGCGGCGAATGTACCGCACGCCTACCTCGACGGTGACTGCGTCGAGTGCATGGCCTGTTCGGATAATGTAGTGCGGGCTGGATTGACACCAAAGTTCAAGGATGTCGACACACTGCTACGGTTGGTGTCTTACGACTGCTTGCCCGGTGAAAGTATGCTGTTTCAGCCAAAAGTTTTGCATCCCAAAGATGAACCGTACACACGCACATTCGTGCCTCCAGTGCCAGACTTTGCTGTAGCGGAGCTACGGCTACCAACCGATGTGCGGGAGTACAGCGTTAGCAATCCTATCAATGGATCAATTCTACTCGTCATTAACGGTAAAGGAAAATTGAAAGTTGCCGAATCGGAAATTGAGATGAGCATGGGAAAAATTATCTTCTTGCCCAGCAGTGCTGGAAGAAAGCTACAACTAAAGGTGGAGGACGCTAATGAACCATTTCTAGCGTTCCAGGCAATGTCCAATCAGTTCGAATAA
- the LOC128306606 gene encoding peroxidase, translated as MHRHKGKAKQATRYNEPVCSPLFLRRLLAIAAAIAIGGIDGQFLAFDQHATECALYVNGPGKSSAFDYNLNLFRGTIAPLHAEPTTCITYDAINQAYLDARKRIRVSQPKGDWKTEDIATVGELLLDISIQLARTYGLSYEEIEKGLPSIDTSKTLIREVCPAFLSGVECRPGKYRRVDGLCNNLKHPTWGAAMTPFQRLIGPLYADGINAPRISITGHDLPLSRVVSRTIHPDEGYHDHAGTVFVIAWGQFMDHDFTLTATPLDPINRNDPEECCKRPPHLKHPYCNEIRVPDDDYFYRLFNVKCIDFVRGFPSPRAGCRLGSRQQFNTLTSVIDGNTIYGVNEKFTRKLRTGYNGLLRMNPVFAEYGLKDLLPLKLDVPDEGCTRPNKSMFCFEAGEIRVNEQLVLTCMHTLLAREHNRIATELGKINPHWDDETLFQESRRINIAIIQHITYNEFLPILLGKEVMEKFGLLTQKEGYWDGYDENVNPAIIDSFASAAFRFGHSLLPTAVERWSKAHKFIASKRLSDLIRRPYDLYRAGVYDEYLMGLMNQVAQAMDDSITQEVTNHLFKKEGARFGMDLVSFNMQRGREFGVPGYMEFRKFCGLPASDNFEELFGSMPNETVRRYESIFDHPADVDLWSGGVSERSLPGSMLGPTFACIIATQFSYVRRGDRFWYELPNQPSSFTPEQLQEIRKAKLSRLICDNTDLIDTVQIYPMVLPDHEINPRVPCKSGILPSIDLSKWADYGHETHSPHQYQFLNDIPETIGFK; from the exons ATGCATCGCCACAAAGGCAAAGCGAAGCAGGCAACG CGATATAATGAACCGGTTTGCTCGCCGCTCTTTCTACGCAGGTTACTAGCAATAGCTGCGGCTATTGCAATCGGTGGTATCGATGGTCAGTTTCTGGCCTTCGATCAACATGCAACCGAGTGCGCACTGTACGTGAACGGGCCCGGCAAATCGTCCGCCTTCGACTACAACCTGAATCTGTTCCGTGGCACAAT TGCACCGTTGCATGCCGAACCGACCACCTGTATTACGTATGATGCCATCAACCAGGCGTACTTGGATGCCCGGAAGCGGATCCGCGTATCGCAGCCGAAAGGTGACTGGAAGACGGAGGATATCGCTACAGTCGGTGAACTGCTGCTCGACATCTCGATCCAGCTGGCAAGAAC GTATGGGTTGTCCTACGAAGAGATCGAGAAGGGTCTCCCATCGATCGACACCTCGAAGACACTGATACGGGAGGTATGTCCCGCGTTCCTGTCCGGAGTGGAGTGCCGCCCGGGGAAATACCGTCGCGTAGATGGGCTGTGCAACAACCTGAAGCATCCGACGTGGGGTGCCGCGATGACGCCGTTCCAGCGCTTGATCGGCCCACTGTACGCGGACGGTATCAACGCACCGCGCATCTCGATCACCGGCCATGATCTGCCACTGTCGCGTGTCGTATCCCGCACGATCCATCCGGACGAGGGTTACCATGACCATGCCGGTACGGTGTTCGTGATCGCGTGGGGACAGTTTATGGATCACGACTTTACGCTGACCGCGACGCCGCTCGACCCGATCAACCGCAACGATCCGGAGGAGTGCTGCAAGCGTCCGCCCCACCTGAAGCATCCGTACTGCAATGAGATCCGCGTCCCGGACGATGACTACTTCTACCGGCTGTTCAACGTCAAGTGTATCGATTTCGTGCGCGGATTCCCATCGCCCCGGGCCGGCTGTCGGCTGGGATCGCGTCAGCAGTTCAACACGCTCACCTCCGTGATCGACGGTAATACGATCTACGGCGTGAATGAGAAGTTTACGCGCAAACTCCGCACAGGGTATAATGGGCTGCTGCGCATGAACCCGGTATTTGCCGAGTACGGTCTGAAGGATCTGCTCCCGCTGAAGCTGGACGTGCCGGATGAGGGTTGCACGCGTCCGAACAAGAGCATGTTCTGCTTTGAGGCCGGTGAAATCCGCGTGAATGAGCAGCTGGTGCTGACCTGCATGCACACGCTGTTGGCCCGCGAGCACAACCGCATCGCGACCGAGTTGGGCAAGATCAACCCGCACTGGGACGATGAGACGCTGTTCCAGGAGTCGCGCCGTATCAACATCGCCATTATCCAGCACATCACGTACAACGAGTTCCTGCCCATACTGCTCGGCAAGGAGGTGATGGAGAAGTTTGGTTTGCTCACGCAGAAGGAAGGCTACTGGGACGGGTATGACGAGAACGTGAACCCCGCCATTATCGATTCGTTCGCGTCGGCCGCGTTCCGGTTTGGACATTCGCTGCTGCCGACCGCTGTGGAGCGTTGGTCGAAGGCGCACAAGTTCATCGCTTCCAAGCGGTTGTCGGATCTGATTCGCCGACCGTACGATCTGTACCGTGCCGGTGTGTACGACGAGTACCTGATGGGGCTGATGAACCAAGTCGCGCAGGCGATGGATGACTCGATCACGCAGGAGGTTACCAACCATCTGTTCAAGAAGGAGGGTGCCCGGTTCGGTATGGATCTGGTGTCGTTCAATATGCAGCGTGGTCGCGAGTTCGGTGTGCCCGGCTACATGGAGTTCCGCAAGTTCTGCGGTTTGCCAGCATCGGACAACTTCGAGGAGCTGTTCGGTTCCATGCCGAACGAAACGGTGCGTCGGTACGAGAGTATCTTCGA TCATCCAGCTGATGTGGATCTGTGGTCCGGTGGTGTATCCGAACGTTCGCTGCCTGGTTCGATGTTGGGACCGACCTTCGCATGCATCATTGCCACCCAGTTCAGCTATGTGCGACGTGGCGATCGGTTCTGGTATGAGCTGCCGAACCAACCGTCCTCCTTCACGCCAGAACAGCTGCAGGAGATCCGCAAGGCGAAGCTGTCCCGCTTGATCTGCGACAACACTGACCTGATCGATACCGTGCAGATCTATCCGATGGTGCTGCCAGATCACGAAAT TAACCCTCGAGTGCCATGCAAGAGTGGAATTCTTCCATCGATCGATCTATCAAAGTGGGCCGACTATGGTCATGAGACTCATTCGCCTCATCAATAT CAATTCCTGAACGACATACCGGAGACGATTGGATTCAAGTAG